A window of the Streptomyces luomodiensis genome harbors these coding sequences:
- a CDS encoding outer membrane protein assembly factor BamB family protein gives MVEQLTQHDPRRIGPFEVLGRLGAGGMGLVYLARSASGRRVAIKTVRTELAEDQLFRVRFTREVEAARAVSGFYTAAVVDADPRAAVPWLATAYVPAPSLEEIVNECGPMPAQAVRWLAAGVAEALQSIHGAGLVHRDLKPSNVLVVEDGPRVIDFGIASGVSNTRLTMTNVAVGTPAYMSPEQARDSRSVTGASDIFSLGSTLTFAATGHAPFHGANPVETVFMLLREGPDLAGLPDELRPLIESCMQMEPERRPSPADLQSQLAPHLFASNADDSGTASAWLPGGAVALIERKRSGRNQVRSSRPAADGGRPAGHAGSAGHGGSGGGRSAAPLPPERPPAPPSYAPAAGASAGGRGGRHGAGGPAGAGGWEPVGTGDPRGGLRTPEAASPPGALGAIGPGRHAAPAGRPSAAPAPAAPAAPSSAGPPSAAPAPVPAGADGAVRLPGSPVPIGPGLRAADAREPQPQHGTGPATGWVRPPAGVTSGGLSGGDGTAAVPPPHSPPAEPSEPPAQGAGQGRWRPWRFRMSNDVWGTPAVAGDLLYVTSFEVHALDVATGRRQFKTRDVAWAMAVANGRIHASDGPTLYALDAEDGAERWRLSTDGWVYSLKVDRGTVVTGTRGGGVQAWEAANGELLWERQGLQTDFETPESGPVIHDGTVYVWADARLRALEARTGAERWSYPVGDAASCGGVPLRLLPAPDGVVYVSAGTRVLALDIARGDVRWRFEAPAVFLCAPAYAPGPAVTGGGIYIADYLGTVYALDAANGRDRWRIATEARQSIEPVLVAEGSVHLGSGGALYTLDAVTGTPKWRFAAGGEVIGSPVVADGRVHFGSADHCLYTVDAAGGQLRWKLATGGEITGSPVAAKGVVYACSKDRCVYALDAVKGTGQSRPSGGRA, from the coding sequence GTGGTGGAGCAGCTGACGCAGCACGATCCGAGGCGGATCGGCCCTTTCGAGGTGCTCGGCCGTCTCGGCGCGGGCGGCATGGGGCTGGTCTATCTGGCCCGCTCGGCATCGGGCCGACGGGTCGCGATCAAGACGGTCCGGACCGAGCTCGCCGAGGACCAGCTGTTCCGTGTCCGGTTCACCCGTGAGGTGGAGGCGGCCCGCGCGGTCAGCGGGTTCTACACGGCCGCGGTCGTGGACGCCGATCCGCGCGCCGCGGTGCCGTGGTTGGCCACGGCCTATGTGCCGGCTCCCTCCCTCGAGGAAATCGTCAACGAGTGCGGGCCGATGCCCGCCCAGGCGGTGCGGTGGCTGGCGGCCGGGGTCGCCGAGGCGCTCCAGTCCATCCACGGCGCGGGTCTGGTCCACCGGGATCTGAAGCCGTCCAATGTGCTGGTCGTCGAGGACGGTCCGCGCGTGATCGACTTCGGTATCGCCTCCGGTGTCTCGAACACCCGGCTGACGATGACCAACGTCGCGGTCGGCACCCCCGCCTACATGTCGCCCGAGCAGGCGCGCGACTCGCGCAGTGTGACGGGCGCGAGCGACATCTTCTCGCTCGGCTCGACGCTGACCTTCGCGGCCACCGGACACGCGCCCTTCCACGGCGCCAACCCGGTGGAGACCGTGTTCATGCTGCTGCGCGAGGGCCCCGACCTGGCCGGGCTGCCGGACGAGCTGCGGCCGCTCATCGAGTCGTGCATGCAGATGGAGCCCGAGCGGCGGCCGTCCCCGGCCGATCTGCAGTCCCAGCTGGCCCCGCATCTGTTCGCCTCCAACGCCGACGACAGTGGTACGGCCTCGGCCTGGCTGCCGGGCGGCGCCGTCGCGCTCATCGAGCGCAAGCGCAGCGGTCGCAACCAGGTGCGCTCCTCCCGGCCCGCGGCCGACGGCGGCCGTCCGGCCGGGCACGCCGGAAGCGCTGGGCACGGCGGGAGCGGTGGCGGCCGGTCGGCCGCGCCGCTGCCCCCGGAGCGTCCGCCCGCACCGCCCTCGTACGCCCCCGCCGCGGGCGCCTCCGCAGGCGGGCGTGGCGGTCGGCACGGCGCGGGTGGGCCCGCCGGAGCGGGCGGCTGGGAGCCCGTGGGCACGGGCGACCCGCGCGGGGGCCTGCGCACGCCGGAGGCCGCGAGCCCGCCGGGCGCGCTGGGCGCCATCGGACCCGGGCGGCACGCCGCCCCCGCCGGACGTCCCTCCGCCGCACCCGCCCCGGCCGCACCCGCCGCGCCCTCGTCCGCCGGGCCCCCGTCCGCCGCGCCCGCCCCGGTACCCGCCGGGGCCGACGGGGCGGTGCGGCTGCCCGGATCGCCGGTGCCGATCGGCCCCGGGCTCCGGGCCGCCGACGCGCGGGAGCCGCAGCCGCAGCACGGCACCGGGCCCGCGACCGGCTGGGTGCGTCCGCCGGCCGGGGTCACGAGCGGAGGGCTGAGCGGAGGCGACGGCACGGCCGCCGTCCCGCCGCCGCACTCCCCGCCGGCCGAGCCGTCCGAACCGCCGGCCCAGGGAGCCGGGCAGGGCCGCTGGCGCCCGTGGCGGTTCCGCATGTCGAACGACGTCTGGGGCACCCCGGCCGTCGCCGGCGACCTGCTGTACGTGACCTCGTTCGAGGTGCACGCCCTGGATGTGGCCACCGGCCGGCGCCAGTTCAAGACGCGTGACGTGGCGTGGGCGATGGCCGTGGCGAACGGCCGCATCCACGCCTCCGACGGCCCCACGCTGTACGCGCTGGACGCGGAGGACGGCGCGGAGCGCTGGCGTCTGTCGACCGACGGCTGGGTCTACTCCCTCAAGGTCGATCGCGGCACGGTCGTCACCGGCACGCGCGGCGGTGGCGTCCAGGCGTGGGAGGCGGCCAACGGCGAGCTGCTGTGGGAGAGGCAGGGCCTCCAGACCGACTTCGAGACGCCCGAGTCCGGCCCGGTGATCCACGACGGGACGGTCTATGTGTGGGCGGACGCGCGGCTGCGCGCCCTGGAGGCGCGCACCGGCGCGGAGCGCTGGTCGTACCCGGTGGGCGACGCGGCGTCCTGCGGCGGTGTGCCGCTGCGTCTGCTGCCGGCGCCCGACGGGGTGGTCTACGTCTCGGCGGGGACGCGGGTGCTCGCGCTCGACATCGCCCGCGGGGATGTGCGGTGGCGTTTCGAGGCGCCCGCGGTCTTCCTGTGCGCCCCCGCGTACGCGCCGGGACCCGCGGTGACCGGCGGCGGTATCTACATCGCTGACTATCTGGGCACGGTCTACGCGCTGGACGCGGCGAACGGCCGCGACCGCTGGCGGATCGCGACCGAGGCCCGGCAGTCGATCGAACCGGTGCTGGTGGCCGAGGGCTCGGTCCATCTGGGCAGCGGTGGCGCGCTCTACACGCTCGACGCGGTCACCGGCACGCCCAAGTGGCGGTTCGCGGCGGGTGGCGAGGTCATCGGTTCGCCGGTGGTCGCCGACGGCCGGGTCCACTTCGGCTCGGCCGACCACTGCCTCTACACGGTGGACGCGGCGGGCGGACAGCTGCGCTGGAAGCTGGCGACCGGCGGTGAGATCACCGGCTCGCCGGTGGCCGCCAAGGGCGTGGTGTACGCGTGCAGCAAGGACCGCTGCGTCTACGCGCTGGACGCGGTCAAGGGCACGGGCCAGTCCCGTCCGTCGGGCGGCCGGGCCTGA
- a CDS encoding enoyl-CoA hydratase/isomerase family protein: protein MTVRVRADEGGVTVVTLDRPERHNAIDLETAGELTAVWRRLRQDASVRAVVLTGAGGRAFSTGVDRSVEIPQPPSPYAMDDPLRTVGPKANDLWKPVIAAVAGMACGGAFYLLGETEFIVADETATFFDPHTSYGMVSAYEAVYMAQRMPMGEVARMALMGTAERLTARRAYETGLVSEVTPVGEALTAAIRAASVIASYPTEAVQGTVRALWAAKEATLTQALARAPQLIALGNLPPGRQAALFAARTPGFRTR from the coding sequence ATGACGGTCCGTGTGCGGGCCGACGAGGGCGGCGTCACGGTCGTCACCCTCGACCGGCCCGAGCGGCACAACGCCATCGACCTGGAGACGGCCGGCGAACTGACGGCCGTATGGCGGCGGCTGCGCCAGGACGCGTCGGTCCGGGCCGTGGTCCTCACCGGCGCGGGCGGCCGGGCCTTCAGCACCGGTGTCGACCGCTCGGTGGAGATCCCGCAGCCGCCGTCGCCGTACGCGATGGACGATCCGCTGCGCACCGTCGGACCGAAGGCGAACGACCTGTGGAAGCCGGTGATCGCGGCGGTGGCCGGGATGGCGTGCGGCGGGGCGTTCTATCTGCTGGGCGAGACCGAGTTCATCGTCGCGGACGAGACGGCGACCTTCTTCGACCCGCACACCAGCTACGGGATGGTCAGCGCCTATGAGGCCGTCTACATGGCGCAGCGCATGCCGATGGGCGAAGTCGCGCGGATGGCGCTGATGGGGACGGCGGAGCGGCTCACGGCCCGGCGGGCGTATGAGACGGGCCTGGTCAGCGAGGTGACCCCGGTCGGTGAAGCCCTTACGGCGGCCATCCGCGCCGCCTCGGTCATCGCGTCGTATCCGACGGAGGCGGTGCAGGGCACCGTAAGGGCGCTGTGGGCGGCGAAGGAGGCGACGCTGACTCAGGCGCTCGCGCGCGCCCCGCAGTTGATCGCGCTGGGCAATCTGCCGCCGGGACGCCAGGCCGCGCTCTTCGCGGCCCGCACGCCCGGCTTCCGTACCCGGTGA
- a CDS encoding Zn-ribbon domain-containing OB-fold protein: MTQTDTTTAGSGGSGATGGSGRADGLLAPVPDEDGAPFFRYAARGELRVQSCADCGEPRFPPRPCCPHCQSFDSLWTKMSGRGRIWSYVLPHPPLLPGYAAQAPYNVILVELADAPRIRLVGNLVASADAALNSVPPERLRIGAPVKAAFHETDDGLTVVRWLLERP; the protein is encoded by the coding sequence ATGACACAGACGGATACGACGACGGCCGGAAGCGGCGGAAGTGGCGCAACCGGCGGCAGCGGCCGGGCTGACGGGCTGCTGGCCCCCGTGCCCGACGAAGACGGGGCGCCCTTCTTCCGCTACGCGGCGCGCGGCGAACTGCGCGTCCAAAGCTGCGCCGACTGCGGCGAACCGCGCTTTCCGCCCCGGCCCTGCTGCCCCCACTGCCAGTCCTTCGACAGCCTGTGGACAAAGATGAGCGGCCGCGGCCGGATCTGGTCGTACGTTCTGCCCCATCCGCCGCTGTTGCCCGGCTACGCGGCCCAGGCGCCCTACAACGTGATCCTCGTGGAGCTCGCGGACGCCCCGCGCATCCGGCTGGTGGGCAATCTGGTCGCCTCCGCCGACGCCGCGCTGAACTCGGTCCCGCCGGAGCGCCTCCGCATCGGCGCGCCCGTGAAGGCCGCCTTCCACGAGACGGACGACGGTCTCACGGTGGTCCGCTGGCTGCTGGAGCGGCCATGA
- a CDS encoding lipid-transfer protein: MKDATAIAGIGQTPFAKRLPESEKTLACRAILAALDDAGIAPSEVDAFASYTMEDTDEVEVAKAIGAGDVTFFSKVGYGGGGSCATVAHLAAAIATGQASVGVAWRSRKRGSGPRPWTNTRVQLPTPAQWTRPYGLLRPADEIGLLARRYMHEYGATRDHFFNVALACRNRANQNPAAIMYERPLTREMYMTARWISEPLCLFDNCLETDGALACVVVSAERARDCRHRPVYVHSAAQGLPAQVHGMVNYWNDDPLTGPSWTAARRLWKTADFGPQDIDVAQIYDAFTPLILLSLEGYGFCARGEGAAFTEGGALEIGGRLPLNTGGGGLSEAYVHGFNLITEGVRQLRGTSTAQVPGATTCLVTAGEGVPTSALLLRS, translated from the coding sequence TTGAAGGACGCGACCGCGATAGCCGGCATCGGGCAGACCCCCTTCGCCAAACGCCTCCCCGAGTCCGAGAAGACCCTGGCCTGCCGGGCGATCCTCGCCGCACTCGACGACGCCGGTATCGCCCCGTCCGAGGTGGACGCCTTCGCCTCGTACACCATGGAGGACACCGACGAGGTCGAGGTGGCCAAGGCCATCGGCGCGGGCGATGTGACCTTCTTCAGCAAGGTCGGCTACGGGGGCGGCGGCTCCTGTGCGACCGTCGCGCATCTGGCGGCCGCGATCGCCACCGGGCAGGCGAGCGTCGGGGTGGCCTGGCGGTCACGCAAACGCGGCAGCGGTCCGCGCCCCTGGACCAACACCCGGGTCCAGCTGCCCACCCCGGCCCAGTGGACCCGGCCCTACGGGCTGCTGCGCCCGGCCGATGAGATCGGGCTGCTGGCCCGGCGCTATATGCATGAGTACGGCGCGACCCGCGATCACTTCTTCAATGTGGCGCTGGCCTGCCGCAACCGGGCCAATCAGAACCCCGCCGCGATCATGTACGAGCGTCCGCTGACCCGCGAGATGTACATGACCGCGCGCTGGATCAGCGAACCGCTCTGCCTCTTCGACAACTGCCTGGAGACCGACGGCGCGCTGGCCTGCGTGGTGGTGTCGGCCGAGCGGGCGCGCGACTGCCGGCACCGGCCCGTGTACGTCCACTCCGCCGCCCAGGGGCTGCCCGCGCAAGTCCACGGGATGGTCAACTACTGGAACGACGACCCGCTCACCGGCCCCTCCTGGACCGCCGCCCGCCGGCTGTGGAAAACCGCCGACTTCGGACCCCAGGACATCGATGTCGCGCAGATCTACGACGCGTTCACCCCCCTGATCCTGCTCTCCCTGGAGGGCTACGGCTTCTGCGCCCGCGGCGAGGGCGCCGCCTTCACCGAAGGGGGCGCGCTGGAGATCGGCGGACGGCTGCCGCTCAACACCGGCGGGGGCGGCCTCAGCGAGGCGTACGTCCATGGCTTCAACCTCATCACCGAGGGGGTCAGACAGCTGCGCGGCACCAGCACCGCCCAAGTCCCCGGCGCCACGACCTGCCTGGTCACAGCGGGTGAGGGGGTTCCCACATCGGCCCTGCTGCTGCGGAGCTGA